DNA sequence from the Candidatus Eisenbacteria bacterium genome:
GACCCTCAACCAGCCGAGCTCGGTCAACGCCGTGAATCAGTCGCTGGGAGGCGCGATGGAGGTGACCCTCCAGCGGACGAAGGACAGCACGGCGACTCCGGAGCAGTACGTCCAATGGCTCACCCAGGAGAAAAAGATCCTGGATGCATCGGGCAGGTCGGAGAATTTCCGTGATTACTCGGCCTGGATCGGGCAGGTGCTCGTGAGCGGCGAGGGTGGGAGACAGAGCCTCATCGCGGGATTCGTGCGCTATCGACCCGGTCAGTTCTTACAAGTACTTGGGTTCACACGCTCCCCGAACGATGTCGCGGCCGAGCAGGTTCTCGCCTCGATCCGGAGCATCGCCGCCCTCCGGGACCCGAGCAGGCTCAACGTGACCCCGGATCGCCTGGCAATCGTCACCGCCGACCGGCAGACGACCTTCGCCGACTTCGTGAACGGTCTGGGGCCCCAGGCCCTGAGCCTCGAGGAAACGGCGATTTTGAACAACATGCGCGCGACCGCGATCATTCCCGCCGGCACACCCGTCAAGATCGTCCGCAAAGGGCAGCATCCCTAGCCGGAAGGCGCGACCAAACTCCCGAGGCGGATCAGTCCCGCGCCCGCCAGGGCGAGGGCGCAGTCTTTCGGCAATCGTCCGATCAGGACCGAGAGAAAAAAGCGGCTTGGATCGATTCCGATCATCCCGGCGACGAAGCAAATCGCGTCGGCGGGCGAGAAAGGCACCAGGAAGATGGGCACGAGCGCGAGCCACCGCTTTCCCCCGACGATCGCGTTGGCCCTGTCGACATTCTCGGTGCCTACCCACCGTTTGAGGAGCGGCAAGCCCGCACGGCTCCCTATCGCGTACGCGGCGGACGATCCGACCAGCGTCCCGACGGAGGCGATGAGAACGCCCACCACGGGGCCATACAGAGCCCCCGCGAGAATCGGCATGAAAACACCCGGGATCGGCGCGACAAGAATCTGGGCGATCTGGAGCCCGAGCAGGATCAGGGGGCCCCAATGCCCGGCGCCTCGGAGGAACCCTTCCAGGCGCGGGCGGGTGAAGAAGGGTGCCGATTCGATGCCGATCCAAACCAGCGCGGCCACGACGGCCGCGAGAAGGATCCCGTGGATCCATGTGAACCGGGGGTGGGTTTGCGCGCGGGGCATGGCCGCAGAATGTAAGTGACCGTGCCTCGATCTAGAAGCGAGATCTGACCGCCCGGCCGGATCCCGATTCGAACGGCGGATTCCCAGAAGCCGCCTCGTTCCGGTATCCTCACTCCGTTTCCGCGGCCCGCGTTTTCATGACGCCCGGTTTCGATCCGCGAATCCAAGATGGAGTGAGCCACATGGACGATGCTTTCGGGGCACGCTCGACGCTCAAGGTCGGGGAACGCCGTTACGAGATCTTCCGGCTGGAGACGCTCGCCAAGGCGGGCCTTCCGGTGGCACGTCTTCCCTACTCCATGCGGATCCTCCTCGAGAACCTGCTCCGCACCATGGACGGTCGC
Encoded proteins:
- a CDS encoding TVP38/TMEM64 family protein — encoded protein: MPRAQTHPRFTWIHGILLAAVVAALVWIGIESAPFFTRPRLEGFLRGAGHWGPLILLGLQIAQILVAPIPGVFMPILAGALYGPVVGVLIASVGTLVGSSAAYAIGSRAGLPLLKRWVGTENVDRANAIVGGKRWLALVPIFLVPFSPADAICFVAGMIGIDPSRFFLSVLIGRLPKDCALALAGAGLIRLGSLVAPSG